One genomic segment of Candidatus Dadabacteria bacterium includes these proteins:
- a CDS encoding NADH-quinone oxidoreductase subunit J → MSHTVLFYIFSVLAVLGAIMVVSHKNPVTSAISLVLTLFSTAVLFVLLHAHFIAAIQILIYAGAIMVLFLFTVMFLNIRDSELRFDSMNIPKRMTFLFLFIAVVGLLASRLFFSSPVVFPELGDPENFGTVAHAGRSLFSDYLLAFELTSVLVVVAMVGVLVIAKVRES, encoded by the coding sequence TTGTCTCATACGGTCCTTTTTTATATTTTTTCTGTGCTTGCCGTCTTGGGGGCTATTATGGTTGTGAGCCATAAAAACCCCGTTACAAGCGCTATTTCGCTCGTTCTTACCCTTTTCTCGACGGCGGTGCTTTTTGTGCTTCTCCACGCCCATTTCATCGCGGCGATACAGATACTGATTTACGCGGGGGCGATAATGGTGCTCTTTCTCTTCACCGTCATGTTCCTCAATATAAGGGACAGCGAGCTCAGGTTTGACAGTATGAACATACCGAAGAGGATGACGTTTCTTTTCCTTTTCATTGCCGTTGTGGGACTTTTAGCCTCAAGGCTTTTCTTCTCTTCACCGGTCGTTTTCCCGGAACTCGGGGACCCCGAAAATTTCGGTACCGTCGCCCATGCGGGGAGATCTCTTTTCAGCGACTACCTGCTCGCGTTCGAACTTACCTCGGTTCTTGTGGTCGTAGCCATGGTAGGTGTTCTGGTCATAGCCAAGGTGAGAGAATCGTAA
- the nuoK gene encoding NADH-quinone oxidoreductase subunit NuoK gives MEITVTHYVVLACVLFAIGVYGVITRKNILVVLMCLELMLNSCNLLFVTFSRLYEGATGHVFVLMSVTVAAAEVAVGLAFVVSIYRQRESLDIDLLKLLRG, from the coding sequence ATGGAAATCACGGTCACTCACTACGTCGTTCTGGCTTGCGTACTTTTCGCCATAGGGGTCTACGGCGTCATTACAAGAAAGAACATACTTGTCGTGCTTATGTGCCTTGAGCTTATGCTTAACTCGTGCAATCTGCTTTTCGTTACTTTCTCAAGGCTCTATGAAGGCGCCACGGGACATGTGTTCGTGCTCATGTCAGTCACGGTTGCGGCTGCAGAGGTTGCTGTTGGCCTCGCGTTTGTCGTATCGATTTACAGGCAGAGAGAGAGCCTTGACATTGATCTGCTGAAACTGCTTAGGGGTTAG